A genomic window from Agrobacterium larrymoorei includes:
- a CDS encoding cryptochrome/photolyase family protein has product MTMQESPIILWFRKDLRLSDNRALAAAREHGGAIVPLYILEDRQGSNGPLGGAQEWWLHHSLKALSDQLEKLGSRLILRSGDPAKVLKSLISDIGASTIFWNRRYDPDGMEIDSHLKKQLRDDGCEVESFSGHLLHEPSKVTTKSGGPYRVYTPFWRAIEGGDEPPEPTAKPRQIPTPSSWPKSEKLDSWKLLPTKPDWAKDFSEVWTPGEAGAKERLDDFIDSALKGYEKGRDFPAQPATSMLSPHLAHGEITPAQLWHATKGLSSHIASNDISRFRKEIVWREFCYHLLFHFPKLNEKNWNESFDAFEWKTNTANFNAWKKGMTGYPIVDAGMRQLWKHGVMHNRVRMITASFMIKHLLIDWRKGEKWFRDTLVDADPASNAGNWQWVAGSGADASPFFRIFNPIIQGEKFDPDGDYVKTFVPELSKVDAKYIHKPFDAPKQVLEKAGIELGTTYPKPVVDHNEARQRALNAYSQIKKSE; this is encoded by the coding sequence ATGACGATGCAGGAAAGCCCCATTATTCTTTGGTTTCGCAAGGACTTGCGCCTTTCTGACAATCGCGCCCTTGCAGCCGCGCGGGAGCATGGTGGAGCAATCGTCCCGCTGTATATTCTCGAGGATCGGCAGGGCTCGAACGGCCCCTTGGGCGGCGCGCAGGAGTGGTGGCTGCATCACTCGCTGAAAGCCCTCTCCGACCAGTTGGAGAAGCTTGGAAGTCGCCTGATCCTGCGCAGTGGAGACCCCGCTAAAGTCCTCAAGTCACTGATCAGTGACATTGGCGCGAGCACGATCTTTTGGAACCGTCGGTACGACCCCGATGGCATGGAGATCGATAGCCACCTCAAGAAGCAGCTTCGCGATGATGGATGTGAGGTCGAGAGTTTCTCAGGTCACCTTCTGCACGAACCATCCAAGGTAACGACGAAGAGCGGTGGACCCTATCGCGTCTACACCCCTTTCTGGCGTGCCATCGAAGGCGGTGACGAGCCGCCGGAGCCGACAGCTAAGCCGCGCCAGATACCAACGCCATCCAGCTGGCCGAAGTCTGAAAAGCTGGACAGCTGGAAGCTTCTGCCAACGAAACCGGATTGGGCCAAGGATTTCTCGGAGGTCTGGACGCCAGGGGAAGCGGGAGCAAAAGAGCGGCTAGACGATTTCATCGATAGCGCGCTGAAGGGGTATGAGAAGGGTCGTGACTTCCCGGCACAGCCTGCAACCTCGATGCTCTCTCCGCACCTTGCCCACGGGGAAATCACACCTGCCCAGCTTTGGCATGCTACCAAAGGCCTTTCGTCCCATATCGCCTCGAACGACATCAGCCGTTTTCGCAAGGAAATCGTCTGGCGCGAGTTCTGCTACCATCTTCTCTTCCACTTTCCAAAGCTCAACGAGAAGAACTGGAATGAGAGCTTCGATGCGTTCGAATGGAAAACGAACACAGCCAACTTCAACGCCTGGAAGAAGGGGATGACGGGCTATCCGATCGTTGATGCTGGAATGCGACAGCTGTGGAAGCACGGCGTCATGCACAATCGCGTGCGGATGATCACCGCATCCTTCATGATCAAGCATCTGCTGATCGACTGGCGCAAGGGAGAGAAGTGGTTTCGTGATACGCTTGTGGATGCCGACCCGGCCTCGAATGCGGGCAACTGGCAGTGGGTGGCGGGATCGGGTGCGGATGCCTCGCCGTTTTTCCGCATCTTCAATCCCATCATTCAGGGAGAAAAATTCGACCCTGACGGCGACTATGTCAAAACCTTCGTGCCGGAGCTTTCGAAGGTCGATGCCAAGTACATTCACAAGCCGTTCGATGCGCCAAAGCAGGTGCTGGAAAAAGCCGGAATCGAATTGGGCACGACCTATCCGAAGCCAGTCGTCGATCATAATGAGGCACGCCAGCGAGCGCTTAACGCCTACTCTCAGATCAAGAAGAGTGAATAA
- a CDS encoding DUF982 domain-containing protein, with amino-acid sequence MMLNEVKWDAPVVISLENGAPRTFNGAYEAFDFLQHEWPSRHGKAYEQALRLCRASLLGSVSGEIARTAFVEASRDANRLVEMPKLAS; translated from the coding sequence ATGATGCTGAATGAAGTAAAATGGGATGCGCCTGTCGTGATCTCCCTGGAGAACGGCGCGCCTCGCACCTTCAACGGCGCTTATGAAGCCTTTGATTTTCTCCAACACGAGTGGCCCAGCCGTCATGGCAAGGCGTATGAGCAGGCGTTGCGCCTCTGCAGAGCATCGCTTCTGGGTAGTGTTTCGGGCGAGATTGCCCGGACCGCTTTCGTTGAGGCGAGCCGCGATGCAAACCGCCTCGTGGAGATGCCTAAGCTCGCATCGTAA
- a CDS encoding methylated-DNA--[protein]-cysteine S-methyltransferase, with product MRKIRYSTVSTAMGFCAFAWHDGGICRFQLPVDLEDDAKAHLLRRVPNAEHCEPGVEAKYLLEKVRAYFTGQRVEFHDTKLDIGPQSDFFSTVYDAVRAMPWGTSKTYGEIARELNAPPQAAQIVGQAMAKNPLPLLIPCHRVLAAGGKVGGFSAEGGVKTKQRMLELEGLFKNKPKLEQASLF from the coding sequence GTGCGCAAAATCCGCTACTCCACCGTTTCCACTGCAATGGGTTTTTGCGCCTTCGCATGGCATGACGGCGGCATCTGTCGTTTCCAGTTGCCCGTTGATCTAGAAGATGACGCCAAGGCGCATCTATTACGCCGCGTGCCCAACGCCGAACATTGCGAACCGGGTGTGGAAGCAAAATATCTGCTGGAAAAAGTGAGAGCCTACTTCACCGGTCAGCGCGTCGAGTTTCATGATACGAAGCTCGATATCGGTCCCCAAAGTGATTTCTTTTCAACTGTTTACGATGCCGTAAGGGCTATGCCGTGGGGAACATCGAAAACCTACGGAGAAATCGCCAGGGAACTGAATGCTCCCCCGCAGGCCGCCCAAATCGTTGGGCAGGCGATGGCAAAAAATCCGCTGCCGCTTCTTATCCCATGTCATCGGGTTCTCGCTGCTGGCGGTAAAGTGGGTGGCTTTTCTGCGGAAGGCGGCGTGAAGACAAAGCAGCGAATGTTAGAGTTGGAAGGTCTTTTCAAAAACAAGCCTAAACTCGAACAGGCTTCGCTATTTTGA
- a CDS encoding TIGR02594 family protein: MRVSAFLLAVGLCAVAMTPASAGMLNQAEQYAGLHEGKNNKTLKAILGVNPRKTPWCGHFLSVVAEKSGRTPPKSSGFAKSWKSFGYAVPVGAAKPGDVVVVRSGKHYHAGILKSMSGATAQILGGNQSGRVQVSNFSRKSIVSVRR, translated from the coding sequence GTGAGAGTATCTGCGTTTCTTTTGGCTGTCGGGCTTTGCGCCGTGGCCATGACCCCCGCTTCGGCGGGAATGTTGAACCAAGCCGAGCAATATGCCGGTCTTCATGAAGGCAAGAACAACAAGACGCTGAAAGCAATTTTGGGCGTCAATCCTCGTAAAACCCCGTGGTGCGGCCACTTCCTCAGCGTTGTTGCAGAAAAATCGGGGCGCACCCCTCCAAAGTCCTCCGGCTTTGCCAAATCCTGGAAATCATTCGGTTATGCCGTTCCGGTCGGCGCTGCCAAACCCGGTGACGTTGTGGTCGTTCGAAGCGGCAAGCACTACCATGCAGGTATCTTGAAAAGCATGAGTGGCGCCACCGCCCAAATCCTGGGCGGTAATCAGTCCGGTCGCGTACAGGTCTCCAACTTCAGCCGCAAGTCCATCGTCTCGGTTCGTCGTTGA
- a CDS encoding DUF2934 domain-containing protein, whose amino-acid sequence MEVDRESEIRNKAYEKWESEGRRDGDHERHWQEAELEIDATRNTSVLGVEDEAAAGESPAVISLNREQSQDKGQANDELEEGLEDTFPASDSVSATSTAVSGRAGKR is encoded by the coding sequence ATGGAAGTCGATCGCGAATCCGAAATACGCAACAAGGCCTATGAAAAGTGGGAAAGCGAAGGTCGGCGTGATGGCGACCATGAGCGCCACTGGCAGGAAGCTGAATTGGAAATTGATGCGACCCGCAACACGTCTGTGCTGGGCGTCGAGGATGAGGCTGCCGCCGGTGAATCGCCTGCCGTGATCTCGCTCAACCGCGAGCAGTCGCAAGACAAAGGTCAGGCCAATGACGAGCTTGAAGAAGGCTTGGAAGACACCTTCCCGGCAAGCGACTCGGTGTCCGCTACATCGACAGCGGTTTCCGGCCGCGCTGGCAAGCGTTGA
- a CDS encoding XRE family transcriptional regulator, with amino-acid sequence MSITASQCRAARALLDWAPEKLVEAAGVDHAALTSFESRESGSDPQLGDRFRAALEKAGISFINDNQTSAAGGPGLRLLKSPGEFDTDQSETVQYKEHLAPDAPTGAGG; translated from the coding sequence ATGTCGATCACCGCTTCGCAATGCAGAGCCGCGCGCGCCCTGCTCGACTGGGCACCGGAAAAGCTTGTCGAAGCAGCCGGTGTTGATCATGCTGCTTTAACGTCTTTTGAAAGTCGGGAAAGCGGCTCCGATCCTCAATTGGGCGACAGGTTCCGAGCAGCTTTGGAAAAGGCTGGGATTTCCTTCATCAACGACAATCAGACCTCTGCAGCCGGCGGTCCAGGTTTACGACTTTTGAAGTCACCCGGCGAATTCGATACCGACCAGTCTGAGACCGTCCAATATAAAGAACATCTGGCGCCCGATGCGCCGACCGGAGCTGGAGGCTGA
- a CDS encoding exopolysaccharide biosynthesis protein, producing MTQDFAFKDTSENLSSVLQKLINQLGGKTITLRELMEAIGEQGLLLMCAIASLPFLIPVSIPGVSTVFGAAIIMISLAIILNRLPWLPKRILDRQMETARLVPALQKGIHIVSWLDRYIRPRLLSLTTGAIMNRVNGIAIMVSGLLLMMPLGFIPFSNTLPGIAILLFSAGMIQRDGATVLGGYLFLALTTIYFAALAYAAVWAGQGLSNSLTGA from the coding sequence ATGACGCAGGACTTCGCGTTCAAGGATACGTCTGAAAATCTCAGTTCCGTTTTGCAAAAACTGATCAATCAGCTTGGCGGAAAGACGATCACTTTACGGGAATTGATGGAGGCTATCGGCGAACAGGGCCTCCTCCTGATGTGCGCCATTGCCTCCCTGCCCTTCCTCATTCCCGTTTCCATTCCAGGCGTCAGCACGGTATTTGGGGCCGCCATCATCATGATCAGCCTCGCCATCATTCTGAACCGGCTGCCGTGGTTGCCCAAACGCATTCTTGATCGGCAGATGGAGACGGCGCGCCTTGTGCCAGCGCTGCAAAAGGGCATCCACATCGTGTCGTGGCTGGACAGGTATATTCGCCCACGCCTACTTTCCCTGACAACCGGTGCGATCATGAACCGGGTGAACGGAATTGCCATTATGGTGTCCGGTCTGTTGCTGATGATGCCACTCGGCTTCATTCCCTTCTCGAATACCCTGCCGGGGATCGCCATCCTTTTATTCTCTGCAGGGATGATCCAGCGCGACGGGGCCACAGTGCTGGGTGGCTATCTGTTTCTTGCGCTGACGACGATTTACTTCGCAGCGTTGGCCTATGCGGCCGTGTGGGCGGGCCAGGGCCTCAGCAACTCGCTTACGGGCGCCTGA
- a CDS encoding YqaA family protein, translated as MLKGLYAWAMNLAARKTAVWWLAIIAFIESSIFFLPADVLFLPMVLAKPRKAMFYATVATAASVLGGIAGWYLGHYAFESVARPLLEFYGKLDAFEQLKASVDYQTIVLLLITSGLAHLPPIKVVTILSGAANISLGLFIITAVVTRGARFFILAGLLQRYGESIRHFIEKRLGMIATLIASALIALYAVYIFVR; from the coding sequence ATGCTGAAGGGTCTTTATGCCTGGGCGATGAACCTTGCAGCACGCAAAACCGCCGTCTGGTGGCTAGCGATCATTGCCTTTATCGAAAGCTCGATCTTTTTCCTTCCGGCGGATGTCCTGTTTCTGCCCATGGTTCTGGCAAAGCCCCGCAAAGCGATGTTTTACGCAACGGTTGCGACCGCCGCATCGGTGCTTGGCGGAATTGCCGGATGGTATCTTGGCCATTACGCCTTTGAAAGTGTTGCCCGTCCGCTGCTGGAGTTTTACGGCAAGTTGGATGCGTTCGAGCAGCTGAAGGCCTCGGTTGATTATCAAACAATCGTGCTTTTGCTGATCACGTCAGGCCTCGCGCACCTTCCACCCATCAAGGTGGTGACGATCCTATCCGGTGCTGCGAATATCAGCCTCGGCCTCTTCATCATCACGGCGGTCGTGACGCGCGGCGCTCGCTTCTTCATCCTCGCGGGTCTGTTGCAGCGCTACGGCGAAAGCATCCGGCACTTCATCGAAAAGCGCCTCGGCATGATCGCGACACTCATCGCCAGCGCTTTGATAGCCCTTTATGCCGTCTATATCTTCGTTCGGTGA
- a CDS encoding dual specificity protein phosphatase family protein, whose product MAVLLLSFFGYLGFLQLSGNFHEVLAGELYRSNQPSAEQLALYVKQHSIKTVINLRGENDGSTWYKDEVSESKALGVHHVDFAMSAREALSMDKAEALVEIMRSSPKPILIHCRSGSDRTGLASALYLGKIAGVDPETAEKQLSIRYGHLSVPVVSAAYPMDESWERIENSLARM is encoded by the coding sequence GTGGCGGTACTACTGCTAAGCTTCTTCGGCTATCTGGGCTTCCTCCAACTCTCCGGAAACTTCCATGAGGTGCTGGCCGGCGAACTCTATCGATCAAACCAGCCAAGCGCCGAGCAGTTGGCACTTTATGTGAAGCAACACAGCATCAAGACCGTCATCAATCTGCGCGGCGAGAACGACGGATCCACCTGGTACAAGGATGAGGTCTCGGAGTCCAAGGCCCTCGGCGTCCATCACGTTGATTTCGCCATGTCGGCGCGTGAAGCGCTCTCGATGGACAAGGCGGAAGCCCTGGTCGAGATCATGCGTTCGTCACCAAAACCGATCCTCATTCACTGTCGATCCGGATCCGACCGTACAGGCCTCGCCTCCGCCCTCTATCTGGGCAAGATTGCAGGGGTCGATCCTGAGACTGCAGAGAAGCAGTTGTCCATCCGCTATGGTCACCTGAGTGTGCCGGTTGTCTCCGCAGCCTATCCCATGGATGAGAGCTGGGAGCGGATCGAAAACAGTTTAGCGCGGATGTAG
- a CDS encoding glycoside hydrolase family 28 protein: MTKYQMPALCFTAYCLVVGLAVVVTSPAYAAAAGDRRTVSEPTLPTQLCATLSPQPAAQSASAQQAWDTQGLQAAIDACPAGQAVKLSAGTAGGRFVSGPLTIRSGVTLWLDRGVVLAAVADPHAYDRGNGTCGTIDTKGQGCRPFILFEKTQGAALVGDGLIDGQGGALMAGSNETWWQLARRAQSQGGKQNNPRLIQVDDGADIVFYRVTLKNAPNFHIMLNGVKGATLWGVRIDTPADARNTDGIDPAGSQDVTIAHSFIRGGDDNIAIKGGSAPTRYVSILDSHLYWGHGLSIGSETESGVSDILVQNVTIDGATSGLRIKSDISRGGLVSAIQYENVCLRGNRNPIDFDTRYDKQAHGSDIPVYRDILLRSVTGETGTLVLRGYDAAHPISATFDGVRFDPNVSWQIENATLSVGPGGITPAPPVEVSSVPQPSAPSDKAAPPNCAGRWLDFPSAN, encoded by the coding sequence ATGACCAAGTATCAGATGCCCGCCTTGTGTTTCACTGCCTATTGCCTTGTTGTTGGGCTGGCCGTTGTAGTGACCTCGCCGGCTTATGCGGCGGCGGCCGGCGATCGCCGCACGGTATCGGAACCGACCTTACCCACCCAGCTCTGCGCCACGCTCTCACCTCAGCCAGCCGCGCAAAGCGCATCCGCGCAACAGGCGTGGGACACGCAGGGGCTTCAGGCGGCAATCGATGCATGCCCCGCAGGTCAGGCGGTCAAGCTGTCGGCTGGCACCGCTGGCGGTCGATTCGTCAGCGGCCCGCTGACCATTCGTTCCGGCGTCACCCTCTGGCTCGACCGAGGCGTGGTGCTGGCCGCAGTCGCTGATCCTCACGCCTATGACCGAGGCAACGGGACGTGCGGAACGATCGATACGAAAGGGCAGGGCTGTCGCCCCTTCATTCTGTTTGAAAAAACGCAAGGCGCAGCTTTGGTCGGTGATGGCCTTATCGACGGTCAGGGTGGCGCGCTTATGGCCGGCAGCAACGAGACCTGGTGGCAACTTGCGCGCCGCGCCCAAAGCCAAGGAGGCAAACAGAACAATCCACGGCTAATCCAGGTTGATGACGGCGCCGACATCGTTTTCTACCGCGTGACGTTGAAAAATGCGCCAAACTTCCACATCATGCTGAACGGTGTGAAGGGCGCCACACTCTGGGGCGTGCGGATCGACACACCTGCGGACGCGCGCAACACGGATGGCATCGATCCTGCCGGTTCGCAGGACGTGACCATCGCTCACAGCTTCATCCGTGGCGGGGACGACAACATCGCCATCAAGGGCGGAAGCGCTCCGACCCGTTACGTCTCGATTCTCGACAGTCACCTCTATTGGGGTCATGGCCTTTCGATCGGCAGTGAGACCGAATCGGGTGTGAGTGACATACTCGTCCAAAACGTCACCATCGACGGGGCGACGTCCGGATTGCGTATCAAGAGCGATATCAGTCGGGGCGGGCTCGTCAGCGCCATCCAATATGAGAATGTGTGCCTGCGCGGAAATCGTAACCCCATCGACTTTGATACCCGTTACGACAAACAGGCCCATGGCTCTGACATCCCGGTTTACCGTGACATTCTGCTGCGCAGTGTAACGGGCGAGACAGGGACGCTGGTCCTCCGCGGCTATGATGCCGCCCATCCGATCTCAGCGACGTTTGACGGTGTGCGTTTCGATCCGAACGTAAGCTGGCAGATCGAGAACGCCACCCTATCTGTTGGCCCGGGCGGCATCACACCTGCGCCACCCGTAGAGGTGTCGTCTGTTCCCCAGCCTTCGGCTCCATCGGACAAAGCAGCTCCACCCAATTGCGCGGGACGCTGGCTGGATTTTCCATCAGCGAACTGA
- a CDS encoding undecaprenyl-phosphate glucose phosphotransferase, producing MGDQERDGRNSDLDVVRLQLYQKAARKGDGGQPTLNPFARQIANQLRDTSHSPNMVIGQLRVFEFVGLSIISIALNGMEISGSWSAHLALVVACLFNAGLTALLLQLTDTYQLPSLRRPLAMAARIVGSFLTACGVTAGAMQMLLSEEGYSWAGFAWWVAAGSVFLLLERSIVGLVIRHWGRNGVMERRAVIVGGGQAARDLIRSLEQHDNDIRICGIFDDRTGARSPEIVAGYPKLGTFAELVEFARMTKLDMLIIALPTSAEARIMELLRTLWVLPVDIRIAAHANKLRFRPRSYSRDGSVPMLDVVDKPIRDWDGVAKRVFDILFSVIALLLLWPVMIGAAIAVKTTSKGPVFFKQKRHGFNNETINVWKFRSMYTEMSDPSAVKAVTKNDPRVTPVGRFLRKSSLDELPQLFNVLAGGLSLVGPRPHAVHAQTGDLKYTEVVEHYFARHKVKPGVTGWAQINGWRGEIDNSDKIKQRTAFDLYYIENWSLWLDLKILFLTPIRLLKSENAY from the coding sequence ATGGGCGATCAAGAAAGAGACGGACGCAACTCCGATCTCGATGTCGTGCGGTTGCAACTCTATCAAAAGGCAGCACGTAAAGGAGACGGCGGTCAACCGACCCTCAATCCCTTCGCCCGACAGATCGCCAACCAACTTCGCGATACCAGCCACTCACCGAATATGGTCATCGGTCAGTTGCGCGTCTTCGAGTTCGTCGGCCTTTCCATCATCTCGATTGCCCTCAATGGCATGGAGATTTCCGGCAGTTGGAGCGCTCATTTGGCGCTCGTCGTCGCCTGTCTCTTCAACGCGGGTCTCACCGCCCTTCTGCTTCAGCTCACCGATACCTACCAGCTTCCCTCGCTGCGTCGCCCTCTGGCGATGGCGGCGCGCATCGTGGGTTCATTTCTCACCGCATGTGGCGTGACAGCCGGAGCAATGCAAATGCTGCTAAGCGAGGAGGGGTACTCCTGGGCTGGCTTTGCTTGGTGGGTTGCGGCGGGGTCGGTCTTTCTTCTTCTGGAAAGATCGATCGTCGGTCTCGTCATTCGTCACTGGGGCCGCAACGGTGTGATGGAGCGCCGAGCCGTCATCGTTGGTGGCGGCCAGGCGGCAAGAGACTTGATACGCTCTCTGGAGCAACACGATAACGACATCCGGATATGCGGCATCTTCGACGATCGCACAGGTGCCCGCTCACCAGAGATCGTCGCTGGCTATCCGAAGCTTGGCACCTTTGCCGAACTGGTCGAGTTCGCCCGCATGACGAAGCTCGACATGCTGATCATCGCACTTCCCACCAGTGCGGAAGCGCGCATCATGGAGCTTCTTCGAACGCTCTGGGTGCTGCCTGTCGATATCCGCATCGCGGCCCATGCCAACAAATTGCGTTTCCGGCCCCGCTCCTATTCGCGCGATGGCAGCGTGCCGATGCTCGACGTGGTGGACAAGCCCATCCGGGATTGGGACGGCGTGGCGAAACGGGTGTTCGATATCCTGTTCAGTGTCATCGCCCTTCTCCTGCTCTGGCCCGTGATGATCGGGGCCGCGATCGCCGTCAAAACGACCTCCAAAGGTCCGGTGTTCTTCAAGCAGAAACGCCACGGTTTCAACAACGAGACGATTAATGTCTGGAAGTTTCGCTCGATGTATACGGAGATGAGCGACCCGAGTGCTGTGAAGGCGGTAACCAAGAATGATCCGCGCGTCACGCCGGTCGGTCGTTTCTTGCGCAAGTCCTCGCTGGACGAATTGCCTCAGCTCTTCAACGTGCTGGCGGGAGGTCTATCCCTCGTCGGCCCCAGACCCCATGCCGTCCATGCGCAGACGGGCGACTTGAAATATACCGAAGTCGTGGAACACTACTTCGCCCGCCACAAGGTCAAGCCGGGCGTTACCGGATGGGCGCAGATCAACGGTTGGCGCGGCGAGATCGACAATAGCGACAAGATCAAGCAACGCACCGCGTTCGATCTCTACTATATTGAAAACTGGTCTCTTTGGCTCGACCTCAAGATTCTCTTCCTGACGCCGATCCGTTTGCTAAAATCGGAAAACGCCTATTGA
- a CDS encoding polysaccharide biosynthesis/export family protein → MNFAIPRLISAFALAATMTLGGCAAYQPAPSAINAAALQPYRLDSGDRLRVTVFDQTGLTNTYTVDQAGYIAFPLVGQIPARGRTAKQVEAALAAQLRKGYLRNPDVSIEVDRYRPVFVMGEVGRPGQYSYVPGMTIQNAIAVAGGFTSRANQRDVDVTRKLNADVNTGRVLISAPVLAGDTIYVRERFF, encoded by the coding sequence ATGAATTTCGCCATCCCACGTTTGATATCGGCTTTTGCCCTTGCTGCCACAATGACGCTTGGTGGTTGCGCTGCGTATCAACCGGCGCCCTCGGCCATCAATGCAGCCGCCTTGCAGCCCTATCGCCTGGATAGCGGCGACAGGTTGCGCGTCACCGTTTTCGACCAAACCGGCCTCACAAACACCTACACTGTCGACCAAGCGGGTTACATCGCCTTTCCTCTCGTTGGACAAATCCCCGCACGCGGCAGAACAGCCAAGCAAGTCGAAGCAGCGCTCGCAGCGCAGCTTCGCAAAGGCTATCTGCGCAATCCAGACGTCAGCATCGAGGTCGATCGCTATCGCCCGGTCTTCGTCATGGGTGAAGTGGGCAGACCCGGACAGTACTCCTACGTACCGGGCATGACGATACAAAACGCCATAGCCGTTGCGGGTGGCTTCACGTCACGCGCAAATCAGCGCGATGTCGATGTGACGCGCAAGCTCAATGCCGATGTCAATACCGGACGCGTGCTGATCTCAGCACCCGTCCTGGCCGGCGACACCATCTATGTGCGGGAACGTTTCTTTTGA
- a CDS encoding DUF2842 domain-containing protein yields MHPRLRSFIGTIVIIMLVVTYAVVATAFASATLANSPWWIHLGYFVLSGLLWVLPAMLIIKWMAGPKRQK; encoded by the coding sequence ATGCATCCCCGCCTCAGATCATTCATCGGCACCATCGTCATCATTATGCTGGTCGTGACATACGCGGTTGTTGCGACGGCCTTCGCTTCCGCAACGCTTGCCAATTCTCCCTGGTGGATTCACCTCGGCTACTTTGTGCTGTCCGGCCTGCTGTGGGTTTTGCCGGCAATGTTGATCATCAAATGGATGGCTGGCCCGAAACGGCAGAAATAG
- a CDS encoding COX15/CtaA family protein: MRSDTVARADASVEKRVKTALQAQESNRRLLRIWLRVVLFTLFCLVLVGGATRLTESGLSITEWKPIHGAIPPLTVAEWEEEFQLYKRIPQYQEINRGMSLDEFKTIFWWEWAHRLLARTIGLIFALPLAYFWLTGRIEKRLRLPLVGLLALGGFQGFVGWWMVSSGLVNRTDVSQYRLATHLTIACLIFAGCMWILRGLSFHSPEASHEREGRGFAALLAVLCLFQIYLGALVAGLNAGLSYNTWPLMDGSLIPGDLFIQQPWWINLFENPKTVQFVHRMGAYTLFAATLWHMLSLCRRLPNTPHARRSVLFFVLVCVQASLGITTLLTHVDIHVALAHQGMALIVLGFAIAHWRGFIGEYPTPVTIEVRD; this comes from the coding sequence ATGCGATCCGATACGGTGGCGAGGGCGGATGCCTCTGTCGAAAAACGGGTGAAAACCGCTTTGCAGGCGCAGGAAAGCAACCGAAGGCTCTTGCGGATCTGGCTGCGTGTCGTGCTCTTCACGCTGTTCTGTCTGGTACTCGTGGGGGGTGCCACCCGTCTGACCGAATCGGGTCTGTCGATCACGGAATGGAAGCCCATCCACGGCGCCATCCCGCCCTTGACCGTTGCCGAGTGGGAAGAGGAATTCCAGCTTTACAAGCGCATCCCGCAATATCAAGAGATCAACCGCGGCATGTCGCTGGACGAGTTCAAGACCATCTTCTGGTGGGAATGGGCGCATCGTCTGTTGGCGCGGACCATCGGACTGATTTTTGCCCTGCCGCTTGCCTATTTCTGGCTGACAGGGCGGATCGAGAAGCGACTGCGCCTGCCGCTCGTCGGCCTTCTGGCGCTTGGCGGTTTTCAGGGTTTCGTCGGTTGGTGGATGGTCTCATCCGGCCTCGTCAATCGTACCGATGTGTCTCAATACCGGCTCGCGACCCACTTGACGATTGCCTGCTTGATCTTCGCGGGCTGCATGTGGATATTGCGCGGCCTTTCCTTTCATTCTCCAGAAGCGTCGCACGAGCGCGAGGGCAGGGGATTTGCTGCCCTCCTGGCGGTGCTCTGTCTTTTCCAGATCTATCTCGGCGCGCTGGTCGCCGGCCTCAATGCCGGCCTCTCCTACAACACTTGGCCGCTGATGGACGGCTCTCTGATTCCGGGCGATCTTTTCATCCAGCAACCCTGGTGGATCAACCTTTTTGAGAACCCGAAGACGGTGCAATTCGTCCACCGAATGGGTGCCTACACGCTCTTTGCCGCCACGCTCTGGCACATGTTGAGCCTCTGCCGCAGGCTACCGAACACACCACATGCGAGGCGTTCCGTGCTGTTCTTTGTCCTGGTCTGTGTGCAGGCGAGCCTCGGCATCACCACGCTTCTCACCCATGTGGATATCCATGTGGCGCTCGCCCATCAGGGCATGGCGCTGATCGTCCTTGGTTTCGCCATCGCCCACTGGCGTGGCTTCATCGGGGAGTATCCTACGCCGGTGACGATAGAAGTCAGGGACTGA